From the genome of Methylomonas sp. UP202, one region includes:
- a CDS encoding type II toxin-antitoxin system RelE/ParE family toxin has protein sequence MNRIEWQPKVVKQLRKITDKVLREHIYDSTQVLKDFPDCSQVKKPTKHAYSYRLRIGGYRVFFEFDGIFKVVSIEEVKKRDERTY, from the coding sequence ATGAATCGAATTGAATGGCAGCCTAAAGTGGTCAAGCAACTACGAAAAATAACCGATAAAGTATTGCGCGAGCATATCTACGATTCCACTCAAGTTTTGAAAGACTTCCCCGATTGCTCCCAAGTAAAAAAGCCGACCAAACACGCCTACAGCTATCGCTTGCGTATCGGCGGCTATCGGGTATTCTTTGAATTTGACGGCATCTTCAAGGTTGTTTCGATTGAAGAGGTGAAAAAACGTGATGAGCGCACTTACTAA
- the grxD gene encoding Grx4 family monothiol glutaredoxin has translation MSVTERIQNQLASDAAVLYMKGSPEFPQCGFSSKVVQILGACNAKYTYINIFEDPEVREGLKVYSNWPTYPQLYIKGELVGGCDIVTDLYTRGELTSMLANAGAVQ, from the coding sequence ATGAGTGTTACCGAACGAATTCAAAATCAATTGGCTAGCGATGCGGCCGTGCTTTATATGAAAGGCTCGCCAGAGTTTCCACAGTGTGGCTTTTCGAGCAAGGTTGTTCAGATTTTGGGTGCCTGCAACGCAAAATACACGTATATCAACATTTTTGAAGATCCAGAGGTTCGTGAAGGCTTGAAAGTCTATTCTAATTGGCCAACCTACCCACAACTGTACATTAAGGGCGAGCTGGTCGGTGGTTGCGACATCGTAACCGACCTTTATACGAGAGGGGAACTGACTAGCATGTTGGCTAATGCTGGTGCGGTGCAGTAG
- the clpS gene encoding ATP-dependent Clp protease adapter ClpS, with amino-acid sequence MSEFEPFRDNDANTALQEAKPRLKRPPLYKVILLNDDFTPMDFVVEILTHFFNMTEEKATQVMLQVHTQGVGVCGTYTKDVAETKVHIVNEYSREHHHPLMCTMEEA; translated from the coding sequence ATGTCCGAATTTGAACCCTTTAGAGATAACGACGCTAACACGGCGCTACAGGAAGCCAAGCCGCGGTTGAAGCGGCCGCCCCTATACAAGGTGATTTTGTTGAACGATGATTTTACGCCGATGGATTTCGTCGTTGAAATATTGACCCATTTTTTCAACATGACCGAAGAGAAGGCGACGCAGGTCATGTTACAAGTTCATACCCAAGGTGTCGGGGTTTGCGGAACCTACACTAAAGACGTAGCCGAGACTAAAGTACATATTGTCAACGAATATTCCCGAGAGCATCATCATCCGCTGATGTGCACAATGGAAGAGGCGTAA
- the mtaB gene encoding tRNA (N(6)-L-threonylcarbamoyladenosine(37)-C(2))-methylthiotransferase MtaB codes for MQIHLKTLGCRLNEAELETWAQAFQAKGHAITRTLSDAQLVVINSCAVTQDAVKKSKQMIRRIHRDNPQAKLVVSGCYATLNEEEAAQLMGVDLIVGNQDKNQLVEKTLTELNLDSMPTMSTEPGEVSLFSRGRQRAFVKVQDGCRYRCTFCIVTVARGEERSRLIQEVVDEINALHKQGIKEAVLTGVHLGGYGSDIGCNLVELITEILDKTQIPRLRMGSLEPWELPDGFFELFKNPRLMPHLHLPLQSGSDSVLKRMARRCKTEEFRQIVELARTTIPHFNITTDIIVGFPGETEQEWQESYDYIERLGFGHIHIFSYSPREGTAAANFPGPVAQDLKKRRSKQLHDLAKILKEQFIIENIASLADVLWEGQTQTLDNGDIRYFGYTPNYLRVACDVNADTALENQIQKVRLSTVESDFIRTEIN; via the coding sequence ATGCAGATACATTTAAAAACCCTCGGTTGTCGCCTCAACGAAGCGGAACTGGAAACCTGGGCTCAAGCCTTTCAGGCCAAGGGCCACGCTATCACCCGCACTCTGAGCGACGCGCAACTGGTTGTCATCAATTCCTGCGCGGTGACCCAAGACGCCGTGAAAAAATCCAAGCAAATGATACGCCGCATTCACCGCGACAATCCACAAGCCAAACTGGTGGTTAGCGGCTGTTATGCGACGCTGAATGAGGAAGAAGCCGCGCAATTGATGGGCGTGGACTTAATCGTAGGCAACCAGGACAAAAACCAGCTGGTCGAAAAAACCCTGACCGAATTGAATCTGGACAGCATGCCGACGATGTCGACCGAGCCCGGCGAAGTGTCCTTGTTCAGCCGTGGCCGGCAACGCGCCTTTGTCAAAGTACAAGATGGTTGCCGTTACCGGTGTACTTTCTGCATCGTTACGGTTGCCCGTGGCGAAGAACGCAGCCGACTTATTCAAGAAGTGGTCGACGAAATCAATGCCTTACATAAACAAGGCATCAAGGAGGCCGTGCTTACCGGGGTTCACCTTGGCGGGTACGGCAGCGACATCGGCTGCAATCTGGTCGAATTGATTACAGAGATCCTGGACAAAACCCAGATTCCACGCCTGCGCATGGGCTCCCTGGAACCGTGGGAATTACCGGACGGCTTCTTCGAATTATTCAAAAATCCAAGATTAATGCCGCACCTGCACCTGCCCTTGCAAAGCGGTAGCGACAGTGTTCTGAAACGCATGGCGCGGCGCTGCAAGACTGAAGAATTTAGGCAAATTGTCGAGCTGGCCAGAACAACGATCCCTCACTTTAATATTACCACCGATATCATCGTCGGCTTCCCGGGAGAAACCGAGCAAGAATGGCAGGAAAGCTATGACTACATAGAGCGCCTCGGCTTCGGCCATATTCATATCTTTAGTTATTCTCCCCGCGAAGGCACGGCAGCAGCAAATTTCCCAGGCCCGGTCGCCCAAGACCTGAAAAAACGGCGCAGCAAGCAATTGCACGATTTGGCAAAGATTCTGAAAGAGCAATTCATCATCGAAAACATCGCCTCTCTAGCGGATGTACTTTGGGAAGGTCAAACGCAAACGCTAGACAACGGCGATATCCGCTATTTCGGTTACACGCCGAATTACTTACGGGTAGCTTGCGATGTCAACGCCGATACGGCGTTGGAGAATCAAATTCAAAAAGTTCGGTTATCTACAGTTGAATCCGATTTTATTCGGACTGAAATAAACTGA
- a CDS encoding VacJ family lipoprotein: protein MQNGKTVWLAAVALALLNGCAATNSKDPKDPWEGWNRNVQSFNDSVDDYVMKPVANGYRWITPSFVDQGVTNFFSNIDDIGVIANDALQGKFLQTGQDSARFLVNTAVGVAGFVDVGSMLDLQKHNEDFDQTLGVWGVPTGPYVVLPFFGPSSPRGVIGLVGDAAMNPFTYVGFYINPNWIGAAVSTGAGTLKVIDARADLLGMEKVASEAAIDRYQFFRDAYFSNRNYLIKDGNVPEDDVLKFEEQKDDGFGPLAPNPY, encoded by the coding sequence ATGCAAAACGGGAAAACAGTTTGGCTGGCTGCCGTGGCGCTTGCCCTGCTGAACGGATGCGCGGCTACCAATAGCAAAGATCCCAAGGATCCCTGGGAAGGATGGAATCGAAACGTCCAATCGTTTAACGATAGCGTCGACGACTACGTCATGAAACCGGTTGCTAACGGATATCGGTGGATTACGCCGAGTTTCGTCGATCAGGGGGTGACGAATTTCTTCAGTAATATTGACGATATCGGGGTGATCGCTAACGATGCGTTACAAGGTAAGTTTTTGCAAACCGGCCAGGACAGCGCGCGGTTTCTGGTGAATACCGCGGTAGGCGTCGCCGGATTTGTCGATGTTGGAAGTATGTTGGATTTGCAGAAACATAACGAAGATTTCGATCAGACTCTTGGGGTCTGGGGTGTTCCAACAGGACCCTATGTTGTGCTGCCGTTCTTTGGCCCTAGTTCCCCGCGCGGCGTCATTGGGTTAGTGGGCGATGCGGCGATGAACCCCTTCACGTACGTTGGTTTTTATATCAATCCGAACTGGATAGGTGCCGCCGTTTCCACCGGCGCTGGGACATTGAAGGTTATAGATGCCCGTGCTGATTTGTTGGGAATGGAAAAAGTAGCGTCCGAAGCAGCGATTGATCGGTACCAGTTTTTCAGAGATGCATATTTCTCGAATCGGAATTATTTGATTAAGGATGGCAATGTGCCTGAAGACGATGTGCTGAAGTTTGAGGAACAAAAAGACGATGGTTTTGGTCCACTTGCTCCGAATCCTTATTGA
- a CDS encoding GDP-L-fucose synthase: MADVDKKVFLAGHRGMVGSAIHRQLLNGGYRNVIVKSHSELDLTDQEQVRRFMGQERPQLVILAAAKVGGIHANNEYPAEFIYQNLMMEANVIHEAWRAGCRELLFLGSSCIYPKFAAQPMAESALLTGILESTNEPYAIAKIAGIKLCESYNRQYGTDFRSVMPTNLYGENDNFHLDNSHVIPAMIRKFHDAKVNGDASVIVWGTGKAMREFLHVEDMAAACIYVMGLDKQHYQSVTEPMLSHINVGTGVDVTIRELAETVGKIVGFEGEIVWDTTKPDGTPRKLMDNSKIRALGWQPKFNLEVGLKATYQWFVENQGQFKAY; this comes from the coding sequence GTGGCCGATGTGGATAAAAAAGTCTTTTTGGCCGGACACCGCGGCATGGTTGGGTCGGCAATACATCGGCAACTGCTGAATGGTGGCTATCGAAACGTTATTGTCAAATCCCACTCTGAGTTGGATTTAACCGACCAGGAGCAGGTTCGCAGATTTATGGGGCAAGAGCGTCCGCAGCTGGTGATTTTAGCGGCGGCTAAGGTGGGTGGGATCCACGCGAACAATGAATATCCAGCGGAGTTCATCTATCAAAATTTGATGATGGAAGCCAATGTAATCCACGAAGCGTGGCGTGCCGGCTGCCGAGAGCTCCTATTTTTAGGAAGTTCGTGTATTTATCCGAAGTTTGCTGCACAACCAATGGCTGAAAGCGCATTGCTGACTGGCATATTGGAGTCGACTAATGAGCCTTACGCTATCGCAAAAATTGCAGGGATAAAGCTTTGCGAGTCTTACAATCGACAATACGGCACGGATTTTCGATCAGTTATGCCGACCAATCTATATGGAGAAAACGACAATTTTCATCTGGACAATAGCCATGTAATTCCAGCGATGATCCGTAAATTCCATGACGCGAAGGTCAACGGTGACGCTAGCGTTATCGTTTGGGGAACAGGTAAAGCAATGCGTGAATTTTTGCATGTAGAGGATATGGCGGCGGCTTGCATATATGTCATGGGGCTGGACAAACAGCATTACCAATCGGTTACCGAACCCATGTTGTCCCATATCAATGTGGGAACCGGGGTCGATGTGACGATACGTGAACTTGCGGAAACAGTCGGTAAGATTGTCGGTTTCGAAGGAGAGATCGTTTGGGATACAACCAAACCTGATGGAACACCTCGCAAGTTGATGGACAATTCCAAGATCAGAGCATTGGGTTGGCAGCCAAAATTCAACTTGGAAGTCGGATTAAAAGCGACTTATCAGTGGTTTGTGGAAAATCAAGGGCAGTTTAAGGCCTATTGA
- the mnmA gene encoding tRNA 2-thiouridine(34) synthase MnmA — translation MNKHIIVGMSGGVDSSVTALALQEQGHKVTGLFMKNWEEDDGTEYCTAMEDLADAQQVCDTLGIELKTVNFAAEYWDQVFEVFLSEFKAGRTPNPDILCNKHVKFKAFLDYAIEDLGAEYIATGHYARVREQDGEFQLLKGLDPNKEQSYFLYAMGQKALSQTLFPIGHLHKPEIRAMADKAGFANSRKKDSTGICFIGERKFREFLERYLPHQPGEMRTPEGKYIGKHHGLMYYTLGQRQGLGIGGVKDAPDEPWFVLEKDLINNVLIVGQGHDHPLMLHSILEAGQLDWCGIKPLTETLRCAAKTRYRQPDQDCVVEPIDGGRRVKVRFDEQQRAITPGQSVVFYQGEVCLGGGIIESKYNESN, via the coding sequence ATGAACAAACACATCATCGTCGGCATGTCCGGCGGCGTCGATTCTTCCGTTACCGCTTTAGCGTTGCAAGAACAAGGCCACAAAGTCACGGGCTTGTTCATGAAAAATTGGGAGGAAGACGACGGCACCGAATATTGCACCGCAATGGAAGATCTGGCCGACGCACAGCAGGTTTGCGACACACTAGGCATAGAACTTAAGACTGTAAACTTCGCCGCCGAATACTGGGACCAAGTCTTCGAAGTGTTTTTGTCGGAGTTTAAAGCCGGTCGCACACCCAATCCCGACATTCTTTGTAATAAACACGTCAAATTCAAAGCGTTTTTGGATTACGCAATCGAAGACCTGGGTGCCGAATATATTGCCACCGGCCATTACGCCCGCGTTCGCGAACAAGACGGCGAATTCCAATTATTAAAAGGCCTGGATCCCAACAAGGAACAAAGCTATTTCCTGTACGCAATGGGCCAGAAAGCTTTGTCACAAACCCTGTTCCCGATCGGCCACCTGCACAAACCAGAAATCCGGGCGATGGCCGATAAAGCAGGCTTCGCCAACAGCCGTAAGAAAGACAGCACCGGTATCTGCTTCATCGGCGAACGTAAATTCAGGGAATTCCTGGAACGCTATTTGCCCCACCAGCCCGGCGAAATGCGCACTCCGGAAGGTAAATATATAGGCAAGCATCACGGCTTGATGTATTACACGCTGGGCCAGCGACAAGGCTTAGGCATAGGCGGGGTCAAGGACGCGCCGGACGAGCCGTGGTTCGTGTTGGAAAAAGACCTGATCAACAATGTGCTGATCGTCGGCCAGGGCCACGATCACCCTTTGATGCTGCACAGCATATTGGAAGCCGGCCAACTCGACTGGTGCGGCATCAAACCCTTGACCGAAACCCTGCGTTGCGCCGCCAAGACCCGTTACCGTCAGCCCGACCAAGATTGTGTCGTCGAACCGATAGATGGCGGCCGCCGCGTCAAAGTCCGCTTCGACGAACAACAACGGGCGATTACGCCAGGGCAATCGGTGGTGTTTTATCAGGGCGAGGTTTGTTTGGGCGGCGGGATTATTGAATCGAAGTACAATGAATCGAATTGA
- a CDS encoding helix-turn-helix transcriptional regulator: MSALTNVQIINGIDGNPAFVVIPYADYLKEHAANNATIPNEVVGAVIKQDITPIKAWREYLHLSTAELATDLGISEAEYIDIENQDKPRRNILKKVATALRITVAQLTV, translated from the coding sequence ATGAGCGCACTTACTAACGTACAAATTATCAACGGCATCGACGGCAACCCGGCTTTTGTGGTGATTCCCTATGCCGACTATCTGAAAGAACACGCGGCCAACAATGCCACTATTCCTAATGAAGTCGTTGGCGCCGTTATTAAACAAGACATTACCCCCATTAAAGCTTGGCGGGAATATTTGCATTTATCGACAGCCGAGCTAGCCACGGACTTAGGTATCTCAGAAGCCGAATATATTGATATTGAAAACCAAGATAAACCTCGCAGAAATATATTAAAAAAAGTCGCAACAGCATTAAGGATTACCGTTGCACAATTGACTGTTTAA
- a CDS encoding spore maturation protein yields MLNFIWIFFFLSAFATAVFKLLVLGDTKVFSDLMNAMFSLSKTAFEISLGLSGVLALWLGIMKIGEHSGFIDLLTKALNPLFSRLMPEIPKDHPALGAMVMNIAANMLGLDNAATPMGIKAMQEMQTLNPHPDRATDAQILFLVINTASVTLFPVTIFAYRAQLGAANPTDVFIPILIATYMSTLTGLLAVAAVQKINLLDKVVLAYLGCITALVAGILAYFAGLDQAEMLKQSALVSHVILFSLVISFIAAAAYKGLNAYELFVEGAKHGFQTAISIIPYLVAMLVAFGVFRASGALELITDSVRLLINVAGIDNRFIDGLPTALMKPFSGSGARAMMIDTMQTHGADSFAGRLASVVQGSTETTFYVLAVYFGAVNIKQIRHAAACGIVADLGGMIAAILVTYWFFG; encoded by the coding sequence TTGCTGAACTTCATCTGGATTTTCTTCTTCCTGAGCGCCTTCGCCACCGCCGTCTTCAAACTGCTGGTGCTGGGCGACACGAAGGTTTTTTCCGACTTGATGAATGCGATGTTCAGCCTGTCCAAGACCGCGTTCGAGATTTCGCTGGGGCTGAGCGGCGTGCTGGCCTTGTGGCTGGGTATCATGAAAATCGGCGAACACAGCGGCTTCATCGACTTGCTGACCAAGGCGCTGAATCCGTTATTCAGCCGGCTGATGCCGGAGATCCCCAAGGATCATCCGGCGCTGGGGGCGATGGTGATGAACATCGCCGCCAACATGCTGGGGCTGGACAATGCCGCGACGCCGATGGGCATCAAGGCGATGCAGGAAATGCAAACTTTGAACCCGCATCCCGACCGGGCTACCGATGCGCAGATTCTATTTCTGGTAATCAACACTGCCTCTGTGACGCTATTTCCTGTGACGATCTTCGCTTACCGGGCCCAACTCGGCGCCGCCAATCCGACCGACGTGTTCATCCCGATATTGATCGCTACCTATATGTCGACGCTGACCGGCTTACTGGCCGTGGCCGCCGTGCAAAAGATCAATCTGCTGGACAAGGTGGTGCTGGCCTACTTGGGCTGCATTACCGCCTTGGTCGCCGGCATACTGGCTTATTTCGCAGGATTGGATCAGGCCGAAATGCTGAAACAGTCGGCGCTGGTCAGCCATGTAATTTTGTTCAGCTTAGTGATTTCCTTCATCGCCGCAGCAGCTTACAAGGGGTTGAATGCTTACGAGTTGTTCGTTGAAGGCGCCAAGCACGGTTTTCAAACCGCGATCAGCATAATCCCCTATCTTGTGGCGATGCTGGTAGCCTTTGGGGTGTTCCGGGCCAGTGGCGCGTTGGAATTAATCACCGATAGTGTCCGACTGTTAATCAATGTTGCCGGCATTGACAATCGCTTCATCGACGGCCTGCCGACCGCCTTGATGAAACCGTTCAGCGGCAGCGGCGCGCGAGCGATGATGATAGATACGATGCAAACGCATGGTGCAGATTCCTTTGCCGGACGCTTGGCATCGGTGGTGCAAGGCAGCACCGAGACCACGTTTTATGTGTTGGCGGTGTATTTCGGTGCGGTCAACATCAAGCAGATACGCCATGCCGCCGCCTGCGGCATCGTCGCCGACCTCGGCGGGATGATTGCCGCGATTTTGGTAACGTATTGGTTTTTTGGTTAG
- a CDS encoding NUDIX hydrolase — MVWKPHVTVAAVIERDERFLLVEETTTRGLAFNQPAGHLENGEDLIDAVKREVKEETAWCFEPEAVIAVQLWRRAPETPSFVRFCFSGSVNNHDMDQTLDDGIIATHWLSRNDIYARQQQLRSPLVLQTVDEYLKGTRHPLTLLQSFLDFP; from the coding sequence ATGGTCTGGAAACCACACGTTACCGTTGCCGCGGTTATCGAGCGAGACGAGCGTTTTCTTCTGGTGGAAGAGACAACAACACGCGGGCTTGCGTTCAATCAACCAGCCGGACATCTGGAAAACGGCGAAGACCTGATCGACGCCGTCAAACGAGAAGTCAAGGAAGAGACTGCCTGGTGCTTCGAGCCTGAAGCCGTCATCGCCGTGCAACTCTGGCGGCGAGCCCCCGAAACACCGAGCTTCGTGCGCTTCTGCTTCAGCGGTAGCGTTAACAATCACGACATGGACCAAACGCTGGACGACGGCATTATCGCGACTCACTGGCTCAGCCGCAACGACATTTACGCTCGACAACAGCAACTGCGCAGCCCGCTGGTACTGCAAACCGTGGACGAATACCTTAAAGGCACCCGGCACCCGTTGACCCTGTTGCAATCATTTCTCGATTTCCCATGA
- the rnt gene encoding ribonuclease T, with product MEITTNPLGNRFRGYLPVIVDIETAGFNPKKNPLLEIAAIIVEPDEQGLLRITEKHQSNIIPFKHSELDEAALKFTGIDPYHPFRMAVDEKEALTKLFTPIKAAVKRNECKRAILVGHNPSFDVNFLNAAIERTNFKRSPFHPFSSFDTATLGALVYGQTVLAKIAQAAGLSWDNEKAHSALYDAEQTAELFCLIINRWKRLSELEVI from the coding sequence ATGGAAATTACTACCAACCCGCTAGGCAATCGGTTTCGCGGCTATCTGCCGGTCATCGTTGACATAGAAACCGCCGGGTTCAACCCCAAAAAAAACCCGCTACTTGAAATTGCCGCCATCATAGTAGAACCGGATGAGCAGGGTTTGCTTCGGATTACCGAAAAACACCAGAGCAATATTATCCCTTTTAAGCATTCTGAATTAGATGAAGCGGCTCTCAAATTTACCGGCATCGACCCATATCATCCGTTTCGGATGGCGGTGGACGAAAAAGAGGCGCTCACAAAACTGTTTACGCCGATCAAAGCCGCTGTAAAACGTAACGAATGTAAGCGGGCCATTTTAGTGGGCCACAACCCATCTTTCGACGTCAATTTTCTCAATGCCGCGATTGAGCGCACGAATTTTAAGCGTAGCCCTTTTCACCCATTTAGTAGCTTCGATACCGCTACGCTTGGCGCTTTGGTTTATGGTCAGACCGTTTTAGCAAAAATAGCACAGGCGGCCGGACTAAGTTGGGATAACGAAAAAGCCCATTCCGCACTGTATGACGCCGAACAAACGGCCGAACTTTTCTGCTTGATAATTAACCGATGGAAGCGGTTAAGTGAACTTGAAGTGATTTAG
- the purB gene encoding adenylosuccinate lyase, whose protein sequence is MTQSALTAISPIDGRYANKVDALRPIFSEYGLIRYRVEVEVRWLQALAAETKIAEVPALSVDAIAVLNGIVSNFSEADAQAVKDIEKTTNHDVKAIEYFLKEKIKHNAELQAINEFFHFACTSEDINNLSYALMLKEGRGLILAEIDATIDAIKKLALDSADQPMLSRTHGQSATPTTVGKEFANVVARMQRQREQLAKVELLGKINGAVGNYNAHSVAYPDVDWAAFAQNFVESLGLTFNPYTIQIEPHDYMAEFFHALSRFNTILLDFDRDVWGYISLGYFKQKTVAGEVGSSTMPHKVNPIDFENSEGNLGLANAIFGFLADKLPVSRWQRDLTDSTVLRNIGVGIAHTSIAIQSTLKGISKLEINPALIDQDLDQNWEVLAEPIQTVMRRYGIEKPYEKLKELTRGNRVTGDGMRAFVEKLEIPAAAKAELLKLTPHSYTGYAAALAKKIG, encoded by the coding sequence ATGACCCAATCCGCCCTCACCGCCATCTCCCCCATCGACGGCCGCTACGCCAACAAAGTCGACGCCTTGCGCCCCATTTTTAGCGAATACGGCTTGATCCGTTATAGGGTCGAAGTCGAGGTACGCTGGCTGCAAGCCTTGGCTGCAGAAACCAAGATCGCCGAAGTGCCGGCCTTGTCGGTCGATGCGATTGCGGTATTGAACGGCATCGTCAGCAATTTCTCCGAAGCCGACGCCCAGGCGGTCAAAGATATCGAGAAAACCACCAACCACGACGTCAAGGCAATCGAGTATTTCCTGAAGGAAAAGATCAAACACAACGCCGAATTGCAGGCGATCAACGAGTTCTTTCATTTCGCCTGCACCTCGGAAGACATCAACAACCTGTCTTACGCCTTGATGCTGAAAGAAGGTCGCGGCCTGATCCTGGCCGAGATTGATGCGACCATAGACGCGATCAAAAAACTGGCGCTGGACAGCGCCGATCAACCGATGCTGTCGCGCACTCACGGCCAATCGGCGACACCCACCACGGTCGGCAAGGAATTCGCCAACGTCGTCGCCCGCATGCAGCGCCAACGCGAACAACTCGCCAAGGTCGAACTTCTGGGCAAGATCAACGGCGCGGTCGGCAATTACAACGCACATAGCGTCGCTTACCCGGATGTCGATTGGGCAGCGTTTGCGCAAAATTTCGTCGAGTCGCTGGGTTTGACCTTCAACCCTTACACGATACAGATTGAACCGCACGATTACATGGCCGAGTTCTTCCATGCCCTGTCGCGCTTCAACACCATCTTGCTGGATTTCGACCGCGACGTCTGGGGCTATATTTCGCTGGGCTACTTCAAGCAGAAAACCGTGGCCGGCGAAGTCGGTTCCTCGACGATGCCGCACAAGGTCAACCCTATCGACTTCGAAAACTCCGAAGGCAACTTGGGTCTGGCTAATGCGATCTTCGGTTTCCTGGCCGACAAATTGCCGGTATCGCGCTGGCAGCGCGACCTGACCGACTCGACCGTGTTACGCAATATCGGCGTCGGCATCGCCCACACCAGCATCGCGATACAATCCACCTTGAAAGGCATTTCCAAGCTGGAAATCAATCCAGCATTGATTGATCAAGATCTGGATCAAAACTGGGAAGTGCTGGCTGAGCCGATCCAAACCGTAATGCGCCGCTACGGCATCGAAAAGCCTTACGAAAAATTGAAAGAATTGACTCGCGGCAATCGCGTCACCGGTGACGGCATGCGCGCTTTCGTCGAAAAGCTGGAGATTCCGGCGGCAGCCAAAGCCGAATTGCTGAAATTGACGCCGCACAGCTACACCGGTTATGCGGCAGCTTTAGCCAAGAAAATCGGCTAA